The sequence TCATTTCTATAAGCTTTGGTCCATCAGAGGTCATTTTCATTTCGACGTTGAAAACCCCGTCGACCAACCCTATACCAATACAACATTTATGTGCAGCAGTCATAAGTTCTTCTACTGCGTCTTTTGATAGACAGCTAGGCATTGTGGCGGCTGTTTCTGTAAATCTATCCTTCCTTGTTGGGCCATAGTCGGTTACAAACGAAGCAATTAGCTCCCTCTGAAATAGTATAAGTTCAATACCATGCTGAGTCCCTTCTATGAACTCCATCAATGTGAAATTGTTTCCATGTGTTAACGCTTCATTCTCATAAGTCACTTTGAACTGTTCTAAATCTGTAATACGTTTTACACCGGCACCACAGCATCCGTTTTCCGGTTTCATAACGGCGGGAACTccaacataagaaaatgcattttCGATGTCAGATAAAGTATTGATTTGGTAACATTTTACAATAAACTGGTGTGTctgctcttttgtttttaataccTCATAAGTTGTACCTTTATATTTAGCCACATATGCTGCTTCTTGTCCTGGGCCGTGTAAATTTTGATGGTGACAAATGATTGCGGCTAAAGGGCCACATGTGTCTAAAAATGTAACACAGCCGTCAATTGTTACTCCTTTCTCCTTTAGAATTTTAATTATGCATGTTGCATGCTCCTGGTCCGTTTGGTGACTCTGAAAGTCGTATTCAATAAATGCTGTAACCTTTGAAATGGCAAGGTTTTTATCATCAGGGTCAACCAAAACAATCTACAGTAgaacatatataataaacaacaatgaaataaaaacaaacgtaGCTTTGTCCTAAGTCATGCAGAATAGACTATAATAGAATAGAATGGAATGCATCAGAATGATTTAAGTTCTATCGTTGTTATTGGTTCATGCTGTCACGAAATTAAAGTTCCTTCATAAGTGGAAGAAATATTCTGTAGTATTAATTCTATTGGAGGTAATTGTTCTGTATTATAGTATTTGTTCCGTATTCCAGTATTTGTTCCGTATTACAGTATGTGTTCCTTATTACAGTATCTGTTCCGTATTGCACTTATTGGTTCCGTCAGGGACGTATATATTTTAAGTCCTTGGGTATCGAATATTTGTGCCAACAGGAACAGGAACAaatattatgacattgtttagaACAAAGAACTTCTGTTAGACgaaacaaatatacgttgacaatACCAGTCTGTCATATcagtttttcgtaaattgttgtgttataaattagtttttttatgttgaatttCTCGTTTGCATGACTTTTATTTTCTCATCGGCACTCTTAccacattttatatatgtagTTAAATGGGAAGTGGcttttattatattaatttgttGAACGTGAACTGTTAAGATGTTATTCGCTTAATTCGAAAATGAATATAAACtactggaaaaaaaaatatatcagcaTACATGtcaacatacatgtaacataaaataattaagtTATGTAAAGCCACTGTATCACTTACCTTAATTCCAAATTCTTTATAAACATCCCAAATAAATCGTTGACAATAACCACCAACACCAATCACCAACACAGTTTTGTCCTGCATAGCCAGAAATTCTCGTGGTGTGATCATTGCTATGCTAAATAATGTATTAAAagatgtttgttttgttcacacatcgttgtcaatttaatggaattttaagcgactgtcaaacaagtgagaggttaagctagtaTTTCACCAGGTAAAATCCACCAAGAAAATAACTGTACCAAGTCGgaaatattacagttgttatccatttgtttgatgtgtttgagctaaAGCCTTTTCATtttgactttctgttttgactAATGCTcctcggagtttggtattttttgttacTAGTATTACTTTTTAGTTTTTACAATTAAC is a genomic window of Mytilus trossulus isolate FHL-02 chromosome 1, PNRI_Mtr1.1.1.hap1, whole genome shotgun sequence containing:
- the LOC134714571 gene encoding carnosine synthase 1-like → MITPREFLAMQDKTVLVIGVGGYCQRFIWDVYKEFGIKIVLVDPDDKNLAISKVTAFIEYDFQSHQTDQEHATCIIKILKEKGVTIDGCVTFLDTCGPLAAIICHHQNLHGPGQEAAYVAKYKGTTYEVLKTKEQTHQFIVKCYQINTLSDIENAFSYVGVPAVMKPENGCCGAGVKRITDLEQFKVTYENEALTHGNNFTLMEFIEGTQHGIELILFQRELIASFVTDYGPTRKDRFTETAATMPSCLSKDAVEELMTAAHKCCIGIGLVDGVFNVEMKMTSDGPKLIEMNARMPSFYIRDWVLTCYGIDLLLYTFMTCLGIRPEITKPVPTHQIMGIACVPSVHKEHLTKLQTVDLFKDMDNKGIISYHQLSNSLEDCENDGNEIPFCSLAFIDQDIRKTKEKLLTVWNSIGFNTDSYDVKEFLKHF